The following proteins are co-located in the Toxotes jaculatrix isolate fToxJac2 chromosome 9, fToxJac2.pri, whole genome shotgun sequence genome:
- the tbcb gene encoding tubulin-folding cofactor B: MDGQVTVITNSIVNVRLTSTISSFEVQRKFSRGISIAELKGKLEMVIGAPASGMDLELFSASDKLLQKMDDNEALLGSYPVDDDCRIHVIDRSGGQMDEFSDVSKVEKFELSDEAYDKKTDTARSFMKKLRVGRFNEEEVAKKKAELAAREEEQKAAAETIPVGSRCQVQVPGQPTKLGTVMYVGTADFKPGYWVGVKYDEPLGKHNGTVEGKQYFECENKYGAFVKPLSVIVGDFPEEDYGLDEM; encoded by the exons ATGGACGGCCAAGTGACAGTAATTACCAATTCGATTGTGAATGTGCGCCTGACAAGCACTATCTCCTCCTTTGAGGTGCAGCGCAAGTTCAGTAGAGGGATTAGTATTGCAGAACTGAAG GGTAAGTTGGAGATGGTTATAGGTGCACCTGCCTCTGGCATGGACCTGGAGTTGTTCAGTGCCTCTGACAAGCTCCTACAGAAAATGGACGACAATGAAGCTTTGCTGGGTTCCTATCCTGTGGATGATGACTGCAGAATACAT GTTATTGACAGAAGTGGAGGTCAGATGGATGAGTTCAGTGATGTTTCCAAAGTGGAGAAGTTTGAACTCTCAGATGAAGCTTATGATAAGAAAACAG ACACAGCAAGGTCATTCATGAAGAAACTTCGTGTTGGTCGCTTCAATGAGGAAGAAGTGGCCAAGAAGAAAGCTGAGCTTGCTGCTCGGGAGGAGGAACAGAAGGCTGCCGCTGAGACAATTCCTGTTGGCAGCCGATGCCAAGTACAGGTCCCTGGGCAACCCACAAAGCTTGGCACAGTCATGTATGTTG GTACAGCAGATTTTAAGCCAGGCTATTGGGTGGGCGTGAAGTATGATGAGCCCCTGGGAAAGCACAATGGAAC TGTTGAAGGCAAACAGTACTTTGAATGTGAGAACAAATACGGTGCATTTGTGAAGCCCCTGAGTGTGATCGTGGGAGACTTCCCTGAGGAGGATTACGGTTTAGATGAGATGTAG